One Alkalibaculum bacchi DNA window includes the following coding sequences:
- the glyA gene encoding serine hydroxymethyltransferase — MLEFPLVKEFDPEVYAAMEKELKRQQGNLELIASENLVTERVIQAMGNHLTNKYAEGYPGKRYYGGCEYVDIAESLAKERIEKLFGAEYSNVQPHSGAQANLAVYFALLEPGDTVLGMNLSHGGHLTHGSPVNMSGVNYRFIAYGVDKETELLDYEELDRIAKESRPKLIVAGASAYPRIIDFERIGKIAKEVGALFMVDMAHIAGLVAAGVHPSPIPYADVVTTTTHKTLRGPRGGAILCKKELGKAIDKAVFPGTQGGPLMHIIAAKAVALKEALSDEFIVYQKQVVANAKILSEVLMDKGFKLLSNGTDNHLMLMDLRNIHLTGKDAEAMLDEVQITANKNAVPYDTEKPFITSGIRLGTPTVTARGMKEAQMETIGEAIYQCLIRKDKKIARDLVVELCREFPIYR, encoded by the coding sequence ATGTTAGAATTCCCATTAGTTAAAGAATTTGACCCAGAAGTGTATGCTGCTATGGAAAAGGAATTAAAAAGACAACAAGGAAATCTTGAATTAATTGCTTCAGAAAATTTAGTTACAGAAAGAGTTATTCAGGCAATGGGAAACCATTTGACCAATAAATACGCAGAAGGATACCCTGGGAAAAGGTACTATGGGGGTTGTGAATACGTTGACATTGCAGAAAGCTTAGCAAAAGAAAGAATTGAAAAGCTTTTTGGAGCAGAATACTCTAATGTGCAGCCCCATTCTGGCGCTCAAGCTAATTTAGCAGTGTATTTTGCACTACTAGAACCAGGTGATACAGTACTGGGTATGAACTTATCTCATGGAGGGCATCTCACTCATGGTAGCCCAGTAAATATGTCAGGTGTTAACTATCGTTTTATCGCTTACGGAGTTGATAAAGAGACAGAACTTTTAGATTATGAAGAATTAGATAGAATTGCTAAAGAATCAAGACCAAAGCTAATTGTTGCGGGGGCAAGCGCTTATCCAAGGATAATTGACTTTGAGAGAATTGGAAAAATCGCCAAAGAAGTAGGCGCTTTATTTATGGTAGATATGGCTCATATTGCTGGTTTAGTTGCAGCAGGAGTTCATCCAAGCCCTATTCCATATGCAGATGTAGTAACTACGACTACTCATAAAACTTTAAGAGGACCTAGAGGAGGAGCTATTCTTTGTAAAAAAGAACTTGGAAAAGCGATCGACAAAGCTGTCTTTCCAGGGACTCAAGGTGGCCCATTGATGCACATCATTGCAGCAAAAGCAGTAGCCTTAAAAGAAGCTTTAAGCGATGAGTTTATAGTGTATCAAAAACAAGTAGTCGCGAATGCAAAGATTTTAAGTGAAGTACTTATGGACAAAGGATTTAAATTGCTTTCAAATGGTACAGACAATCACTTGATGCTAATGGACTTGCGAAATATTCACTTGACTGGAAAAGATGCAGAGGCCATGTTAGATGAAGTGCAAATTACAGCAAATAAAAATGCCGTTCCATACGATACAGAAAAACCTTTTATCACCAGCGGCATAAGACTAGGAACACCTACAGTAACAGCAAGAGGTATGAAAGAAGCGCAAATGGAAACAATAGGCGAAGCCATTTATCAATGTTTAATAAGGAAAGACAAAAAAATTGCTAGGGATTTAGTTGTAGAGCTTTGTAGGGAGTTTCCGATATATAGATAA